From a single Pasteurella atlantica genomic region:
- the relB gene encoding type II toxin-antitoxin system RelB family antitoxin: protein MASVSIRLNDSEKAFIEDFAKMNNKSISELIRETVFKSLEEEYDLIELKQAIEEFNTDKSTYTLEETWEQLGI from the coding sequence ATGGCATCTGTTAGTATTAGATTAAACGATAGTGAGAAAGCATTTATTGAAGATTTTGCTAAAATGAACAATAAAAGTATTTCAGAGCTTATTAGGGAGACCGTTTTCAAATCATTAGAAGAGGAATATGATTTGATTGAGTTGAAACAAGCAATCGAAGAATTTAATACAGATAAAAGCACTTACACACTTGAAGAAACATGGGAACAATTAGGAATATGA
- a CDS encoding IS630 family transposase, whose protein sequence is MPLNDWVLAIKKTLKHPKANEDARIKFQEKMNDFSKQGKTIIYLDESGFAKDMPRTHGYCRKGQRCYGHQDWHAKGRINVIGAIIGFTFLTVSLFEGNINSDTFYAWLKQDLLPKVKPDSVLVMDNATFHKRQDMITAIQDKGIILEFLPPYSPDLNPIEKKWAQAKSIRKKLRCDDIDFLFQEYFNYVKL, encoded by the coding sequence TTGCCCTTAAACGATTGGGTATTAGCTATAAAAAAAACACTAAAACATCCCAAAGCAAACGAAGATGCTCGTATCAAATTTCAGGAAAAAATGAATGATTTTTCTAAGCAAGGAAAAACAATTATTTACTTAGATGAAAGTGGCTTTGCAAAAGATATGCCTAGAACACATGGCTATTGTAGGAAAGGACAGCGATGTTATGGACATCAAGATTGGCATGCAAAAGGGCGAATTAATGTGATTGGTGCAATTATAGGTTTTACTTTTCTAACGGTATCCTTATTTGAAGGCAATATTAATTCAGACACGTTTTATGCTTGGCTAAAACAGGATTTATTACCTAAAGTGAAACCTGATTCTGTTTTAGTGATGGATAATGCGACGTTTCATAAACGTCAGGATATGATAACAGCTATCCAAGATAAAGGTATAATTTTAGAATTTCTTCCACCTTATAGTCCTGACTTGAATCCCATTGAAAAAAAGTGGGCTCAAGCCAAGTCTATTAGGAAGAAGTTAAGATGTGATGATATTGACTTTTTATTTCAGGAATATTTTAACTATGTCAAATTATAA
- a CDS encoding RHS repeat domain-containing protein — protein sequence MYSLHILILQSNKLKNIVKSICYNPSSAVSTVTELDKDGDGIADTTTEVITKPDGTVVTKAYTDSNDDGTQDSIVKTTQNAKPQGGVTTETGTITHNSDGTQTIKYEVDPYSLGHVSSAHTDTIDAKGNVIKSEEDYTNNGIINRTVSYEYDENGKVTKSEYDYNNDGLPNLVLTWEHKDGGLYQYYDRDMNGTTETTYFSQDSDDKHILKRTPVDNPDGFTLIREYSYNELGQESEVVFKKGDDKPIHTEFYKYNNKGHIIETKIDKGNDGSIDTIIHAEYDNDNKHHKLKELIDSDANGSTDVVKEYSYNERDLVSEIRTDSDNDGTFEKVENFTYNDVGVVDVYSQRIDGNVSVDYKKYYDYKIAENGELQIGIKKTVATDIDNDGHCDIIWTYDDFVLVESDKYDITGLRDISFQKNDMSLTISDDILDKVANGTSNHKMIINGAQSGDKLHLDGNFTKTTETESHRGQDYVKYTDEAGNALIVDPDITVDII from the coding sequence ATGTACAGCCTACATATTTTAATACTGCAATCAAACAAACTTAAAAACATAGTTAAATCAATATGTTACAACCCATCCTCCGCTGTATCAACAGTCACTGAACTAGACAAGGATGGAGACGGTATTGCAGACACTACTACAGAAGTGATAACTAAACCTGATGGTACGGTAGTTACTAAGGCTTATACTGATAGTAATGATGATGGAACACAAGATTCTATTGTGAAAACAACCCAAAATGCTAAACCTCAGGGTGGAGTAACAACAGAAACAGGAACAATTACTCATAACAGTGATGGTACTCAAACTATTAAGTATGAAGTAGATCCTTATTCTCTGGGTCATGTATCATCTGCTCATACTGATACCATTGATGCTAAAGGCAATGTAATTAAATCAGAAGAAGATTACACCAATAATGGAATAATAAATAGAACGGTCAGTTATGAGTATGATGAGAATGGAAAAGTGACTAAATCTGAATATGATTATAATAATGATGGTTTACCTAATTTAGTTTTGACATGGGAACACAAAGATGGTGGATTGTATCAGTATTACGATAGAGATATGAATGGTACAACAGAAACAACATACTTCTCCCAAGATTCTGATGATAAACATATTTTGAAAAGAACTCCTGTAGATAATCCTGATGGTTTTACTTTAATAAGAGAATATTCTTATAATGAACTTGGTCAAGAATCTGAGGTAGTGTTCAAAAAAGGTGATGATAAACCTATTCACACAGAGTTCTATAAATATAATAATAAAGGACACATTATTGAAACTAAAATTGATAAAGGCAATGACGGAAGTATTGATACGATTATTCATGCTGAATACGATAATGACAATAAACATCATAAACTCAAAGAACTTATTGATTCAGATGCAAATGGAAGTACTGATGTCGTGAAGGAATACAGTTACAATGAGAGGGATTTAGTAAGTGAAATTCGCACGGACAGTGATAATGATGGAACTTTTGAGAAAGTAGAAAATTTCACTTATAATGATGTTGGAGTTGTGGATGTTTATTCTCAACGTATAGATGGCAATGTTAGTGTTGATTATAAAAAATATTATGACTACAAAATAGCTGAGAATGGAGAATTACAGATTGGAATAAAGAAAACAGTAGCTACCGATATCGATAACGATGGACATTGTGATATTATATGGACATATGATGATTTTGTGCTTGTTGAATCAGATAAGTATGATATTACTGGTCTTAGAGATATCAGCTTCCAAAAAAATGATATGAGCCTCACTATCTCTGATGACATACTAGACAAAGTCGCTAATGGTACAAGCAATCATAAAATGATTATTAATGGTGCTCAATCAGGTGATAAACTACACCTAGACGGAAACTTCACCAAAACCACTGAGACAGAATCTCACAGAGGTCAAGACTATGTGAAATACACGGATGAGGCTGGAAATGCGTTGATCGTTGATCCAGATATCACAGTAGATATTATCTAG
- a CDS encoding type II toxin-antitoxin system Phd/YefM family antitoxin, with translation MQTLWKLQEAKAKFSEVVNNAISTGPQHITRRGQEVVVILSAEEYRNITSPKPTFKEFLLDCPKIEEEFIFERQQDYSRDIEF, from the coding sequence ATGCAAACATTATGGAAACTACAAGAGGCTAAAGCTAAATTTAGTGAGGTTGTTAATAATGCCATTTCAACTGGACCTCAACATATAACACGTAGAGGTCAAGAAGTTGTTGTGATATTGTCAGCTGAAGAATATAGAAATATTACTTCTCCAAAGCCGACTTTCAAAGAGTTTTTGTTAGATTGCCCAAAGATCGAGGAGGAATTTATTTTTGAAAGACAACAAGATTACTCACGGGATATTGAATTTTGA
- a CDS encoding IS630 transposase-related protein, which produces MSYSLDFRRKVFEIKAKKGLTFEETSQYFNIGIRTLFRWKKKIEPCTTRNKPATKIDMDALLKDVELYPDAYQYERAERFGVTQRAIGFALKRLGISYKKNTKTSQSKRRCSYQISGKNE; this is translated from the coding sequence ATGAGCTATTCATTAGATTTCCGCCGAAAAGTATTTGAAATAAAGGCGAAGAAAGGTTTAACCTTTGAAGAAACAAGTCAATATTTTAATATTGGTATCAGAACGTTGTTCCGTTGGAAAAAGAAAATTGAGCCTTGTACAACTCGTAATAAGCCTGCAACAAAGATTGATATGGACGCATTACTCAAAGATGTTGAGTTATATCCTGATGCTTATCAGTATGAAAGAGCGGAACGTTTTGGTGTAACTCAAAGGGCAATTGGTTTTGCCCTTAAACGATTGGGTATTAGCTATAAAAAAAACACTAAAACATCCCAAAGCAAACGAAGATGCTCGTATCAAATTTCAGGAAAAAATGAATGA
- a CDS encoding DNA-binding protein — translation MIDSLLPKDMQGELHSYIANNVTKGDVIPHSGGCRKIRWTLQGKGKSAGIRVIYYNQLENGVINLLLAYAKSKQENIPSHILKQIVKELDND, via the coding sequence ATGATTGATTCTTTGTTACCAAAGGATATGCAGGGTGAGTTACATTCTTATATTGCCAATAATGTCACTAAAGGAGATGTCATTCCCCATAGTGGTGGCTGTCGTAAAATACGCTGGACTTTACAAGGAAAGGGGAAAAGTGCGGGGATTAGAGTCATCTACTATAATCAACTTGAAAATGGCGTCATTAATTTGTTATTAGCTTATGCAAAATCAAAACAAGAAAATATCCCGAGCCATATTTTGAAGCAAATTGTTAAGGAGTTAGATAATGATTGA
- a CDS encoding RHS repeat domain-containing protein → MIKTELDTDGDGKVDTVTVAKDLDDDGTVDISRTTVDMDGNDTPEKVIVTTKDAITGEIVETTYIDENQDGKPDRTIVSVDKDHDGTFETVTESTTERDGTKITKEFINTDDEGALDEVVVTIEHPNKTVTTETGKITEGKEGNLVIDYDVDKYSNGKAISGRTDTLDKDGNVLKSEYDVNNDGTTDSITTREFDKLGNNTVENIDKNADGKPEVINTNKFDEQGNAIETDVDLNADGKTDKIITREFDDKGNATKVSTDLDADGTVDRSTTNEFNAKNQVVKASNDRNNDGTPEKITENEYDIYGNLVKTTYDKDADGKFDSVTYREYDDRGNTIKVSFDLDLDGNIDKSETREHDDKGNIIKIDVDDGANGSIDSTTTKEYNNKGQVIKSLVDNNYDGVVDQVDTYEYNDKGQTIYLYRDFTAENKVDKAYYYEFNNKGELIGLKRDDGLDGVINSDQEMFYNSFGKYRTVMTAYNSNGKIINKSALEYNEQGELYEFSIDKGGDGSIDTIYKYAYNYLGLRDYFTVDDNGDGKPEYEKKFYYDENNKTTMITVDKLVDGNIDSALIVQDMSINSKNLSGIENIYFDEDNLSLTISDKVLATIANDKNSHKVIVNSTKKGDVLNIDGNFTKTGETESHGGQDYVKYTDEAGNALIVDPDITVSII, encoded by the coding sequence GTGATAAAAACTGAGTTAGATACAGATGGAGATGGTAAAGTTGATACTGTCACAGTTGCTAAAGATTTGGATGACGATGGTACTGTTGATATCAGCAGAACTACTGTTGATATGGATGGCAACGATACACCTGAAAAAGTAATTGTGACCACAAAAGATGCTATTACAGGCGAAATTGTTGAAACAACTTACATTGATGAAAACCAAGATGGTAAACCTGACAGAACCATTGTTTCAGTGGATAAAGACCACGATGGTACTTTTGAAACAGTGACTGAATCTACCACTGAAAGAGATGGAACCAAAATCACCAAAGAGTTTATTAACACAGATGATGAAGGTGCATTGGATGAAGTGGTTGTCACCATTGAACATCCAAACAAAACAGTGACAACAGAAACAGGTAAAATCACTGAAGGTAAAGAGGGTAATTTAGTTATCGACTATGACGTAGACAAATACTCGAATGGAAAAGCCATCAGTGGCAGAACCGATACGTTAGATAAAGACGGCAATGTACTGAAATCAGAATACGATGTGAATAATGATGGTACAACAGACAGCATTACTACACGTGAGTTTGATAAACTCGGCAATAACACTGTTGAAAACATTGATAAAAATGCAGACGGTAAACCTGAAGTCATTAACACTAACAAATTCGATGAGCAGGGTAATGCAATTGAAACGGATGTTGATTTAAATGCCGATGGTAAAACAGACAAAATCATTACTCGTGAGTTTGATGATAAAGGTAATGCGACCAAAGTATCAACAGACCTTGATGCAGATGGTACAGTTGACCGCTCTACCACCAATGAGTTTAATGCTAAAAACCAAGTTGTAAAAGCAAGTAATGATAGAAATAATGATGGAACACCAGAAAAAATTACTGAAAATGAGTATGATATTTATGGTAATCTAGTTAAAACAACATATGATAAAGATGCTGATGGTAAATTTGATTCGGTCACATATCGAGAATATGATGATAGAGGTAATACTATTAAAGTTTCATTTGATTTAGATTTAGACGGTAATATTGATAAGTCCGAAACCAGAGAGCATGATGATAAAGGAAATATTATCAAAATTGATGTAGATGACGGCGCAAATGGTAGTATTGATAGTACCACTACTAAAGAGTATAACAATAAAGGGCAAGTTATAAAGTCATTAGTAGATAATAATTACGATGGTGTTGTAGACCAGGTTGATACATACGAATATAATGATAAGGGACAAACAATTTACTTATATCGTGATTTCACAGCAGAAAATAAGGTAGATAAGGCTTATTATTATGAATTTAACAATAAAGGGGAGTTGATAGGATTAAAACGTGATGATGGTTTAGATGGTGTAATAAATTCTGATCAAGAAATGTTCTACAATAGTTTTGGTAAATATCGTACTGTTATGACTGCATACAATTCAAATGGCAAAATTATTAATAAATCAGCTCTGGAGTATAATGAACAAGGAGAATTGTATGAATTCAGTATAGATAAAGGAGGAGATGGCTCAATTGATACTATATATAAATATGCTTATAATTATCTTGGATTAAGAGATTACTTTACTGTAGATGATAATGGAGATGGAAAACCTGAGTATGAAAAGAAATTTTATTATGATGAAAATAATAAGACAACTATGATTACAGTAGACAAGTTAGTTGATGGTAATATTGATAGCGCATTAATTGTTCAGGATATGTCTATAAATAGTAAAAATCTATCAGGCATCGAAAATATCTATTTTGATGAAGATAATCTTTCATTAACAATCTCTGATAAAGTCCTAGCTACGATAGCTAATGATAAAAACAGTCATAAAGTAATTGTAAATAGTACTAAAAAAGGTGATGTGTTAAATATTGATGGAAACTTCACCAAAACAGGTGAAACAGAATCTCATGGTGGCCAAGACTATGTGAAATATACCGATGAGGCTGGAAATGCGTTAATCGTTGACCCTGATATCACTGTAAGTATTATCTAA
- a CDS encoding type II toxin-antitoxin system RelE family toxin, with protein sequence MKKLDIHTQKQIKSWIIKNNDLIASNPRIIGKNLKGNLKNYWRYRIGNYRLLVQIEDDKLILILLSAGHRKNIYNQQK encoded by the coding sequence ATGAAAAAATTGGATATTCATACACAAAAACAAATCAAAAGCTGGATTATTAAAAATAATGATTTAATCGCGAGTAATCCGAGAATAATAGGTAAAAACCTCAAAGGAAACTTAAAAAACTATTGGAGGTATCGTATTGGCAATTATCGATTACTTGTACAAATTGAAGATGATAAGTTAATATTGATATTACTTAGCGCAGGACATAGAAAAAATATTTATAATCAACAAAAATAA
- a CDS encoding type II toxin-antitoxin system VapC family toxin, whose translation MNYLLDTCVISELVKHTPNENVITWLNEHADETLFLSVVTIGEIRKGLTKLPESKKKQMLTHWLLALTENYRSRIYSVNLDVAENWGIIQGQAEKCGTPLSSIDSLIAATAQTYNLVVVTRNEKDFVSSNVPILNPWKSNPHA comes from the coding sequence TTGAATTATTTATTAGATACTTGTGTTATATCTGAGTTAGTTAAACATACGCCAAATGAGAATGTAATTACTTGGTTGAATGAACATGCGGATGAAACGCTATTTTTATCTGTGGTAACAATTGGTGAAATTCGCAAAGGTCTAACAAAACTGCCCGAATCAAAAAAGAAACAAATGCTCACACATTGGTTACTGGCTCTCACCGAAAATTACCGTTCACGAATTTATTCTGTTAATTTAGATGTAGCAGAAAATTGGGGGATTATTCAAGGTCAAGCAGAAAAATGCGGCACTCCACTGTCTTCTATTGATAGCTTAATAGCCGCAACAGCACAAACATATAACCTTGTTGTCGTCACTAGAAATGAGAAAGATTTTGTTTCAAGCAATGTTCCTATTCTCAATCCTTGGAAAAGTAACCCTCACGCTTAG